In the Candidatus Bathyarchaeia archaeon genome, GGACTTTTACGCCTTTTGAGTGCGCCGCCTTGATTGTTGATTCAAACTCGGAGAAATCATCGTAGGGAATTCTTAGGCGCGCCTCGTTTGTGGCTGACAAAATGATGTCTTTTGCTTGGGTGTTTAGGTTGGTTTTTCCCCGTATTGTCCATACAATGTCCTCTGAAGGCTCCACCGATTCGTTCTTCCCAAAAAGATACTCCAGTTCCTCCAAAACTGCTTTTTGTGCTTCTGAAATTTCGTTGATTTTCTTTTTGTAGCTGCCTTCCAGAGCGCTTTTTCTTTCTATGTATTCTTTTTCTACAGTGCTTTTTAGCTGGTTCTCGATTCCTTCCATTGAGGTGGAGGGTTTTATTGCTTTGAAGAGTATGGGTCTGCCTTTTTGAGTTTCGATGAGTTTTCTTTTTTCGAGGCGCATGAGGACTTCGTAGATTTTGGAGTGGGGGATTTCGGTTATTTTGCTAAGGTCGCCGGCGCTTGAGGTGCCTTTTTCGACGAGGCTGATGTAGGCTTTTGCTTCGTATTCGGTTAATCCTAATGTTTCAAGTGCCTGCTGGATTTCTACACCTTTCATGTTTTTCACCACTGAGAAAAAACATCAGTGACAAAACGAATTTAAGAATTGCTATACCTTATCCAGCAAATTAGCATCTAACACACCTAATGGAGATTAACAGCTTGAAACAAAACAAAAGAGCAAACTCAACAACCCGACTGGAGGCGACATAATTGTCAAAATCCAAGTCATGGCATGCATTAACAGTCGAAGAATCACTCACAGAGCTAGACGTCAAAGAAAACGAAGGCATAACACAGCAAGACGCTCAAAGCCGACTCACCAAGTACGGCCTAAACGAGCTCAAAAAAGAAAAAGGCAAATCCCCCATCAAACTCTTCCTCTCCCAATTCACAGACGTGCTTATGATTATTCTTCTCATCGCCACAGGGCTTTCACTTGCAGTCGGCGAAACCGTAGACGCCATAATCATACTCGTCATCGTCATCGCAAGCGCCACTCTGGGCTTTACGCAAGAGTATCGTAGCGAAAAAGCCGTCGAAGCCCTCAAAAAAATGACCTCCCCCAACGCCATCGTCATCCGCGACGGCAAAGAAGCAAAAATTCCCGCCAGCCAACTTGTTCCCGGCGACATCATGCTGCTTTACACGGGTGACAAGGTCCCCGCTGACGCCCGGCTGATTGAAGCACATAACCTTAAAGTTGAAGAAGCCGCCCTCACAGGAGAATCTGCCGCAGTAGACAAAGCCATCACCACCCTCGCGGAAGGTGCCCAGTTAAACGACCGCAACAACATGATATACACCGGCACCATCATCGCTTACGGTAGAGCAAAAGCCGTTGTTACCGAAACTGGTATGAACACTGAGTTTGGCAAAATTGCCCAAATGGTCCAAAGCACCGAAACCGAAACAACACCACTCGAAAAACGAATGGCATCAGTAGGCAAATGGATAGGCATTCTGGCTGTGGTTATAGCTGCCAGCGTAGCAGTAGTGGGCATAGTTATCGAGGGGCGTCCAATTCTTGAGATGGTCCTCTGGGCAGTCAGCCTCGCAGTAGCTGCGGTGCCCGAAGCGCTTCCCGCGATTGTCACAGGCGCCTTAGCCATCGGCATGTACCGCATGACCAAAGTTAACGCTGTCGTGAAGCGGCTTCCTGCCGTAGAGACTTTGGGCTGCACCAGCGTTATCTGCAGCGACAAAACTGGTACAATGACCAAAGGCGAAATGACCGTCCAGCGGGTCTACACCAACAACTCCGCCATAAAAGTCACAGGCATCGGATACGCTCCCGAAGGCAACTTCGAATTTGAAAACAAACAAATAACCCCTGACGCGCAACTCACCAAACTCCTGAAAGTCTCCTGCCTCTGCAACGACTCCGCCCTTGAAAAAGACGACCAAACCAAAAAGTGGACTGTAAAAGGGGACCCCACTGAAGGCGCCCTCATTGTTGCAGCCGCCAAAGCCGACCTACAAAAGCAGGAGCTTGACCAGCAAGAACCCCGCATCGCAGAGATTCCCTTCAGCAGCGAACGCAAACGCATGACCACCATCCACCAAGTCGGCAACACACGCATGGCATACATGAAAGGCGCACCAGAAATTGTGCTGGAGAAATGCAGCCAAATTCTGCTCAACGGTACCGTGCAGAAGCTGACCAGCGAGCAGCGTGTTGAACTGCAAAAGGTTACTGAAGCGATGGCTTTGCAGGCTTTGCGCAACTTGGGTTTTGCCTACAAAGAACTTCCCTCAAACAAGGCAGTCTTTGATGAGACAATTGAAGAGGGCTTTGTTTTCGTAGGCATTATGGGTATGATTGACCCGCCCCGCAGCGAAGTTAAAGACGCCATCGCCATCTGCAGAAAAGCAGGCATCCGCGTGGTCATGATAACAGGCGACCACAAACTCACCGCCACCGCCGTTGCCAAAGAGCTTAACCTCATCGGCGAAAACGAGGAGGGCAAAGTTCTCACAGGCGTTGAGCTTGAAGCAATGGATGACCAGCAACTGTATGACGTAGTGGAAAACGTTGCCATCTATGCCCGCGTTGCTCCTGAACATAAAGTGCGCATAGTTAAGGCATGGAAGCAGCGGGACCAAGTTGTGGCCATGACTGGCGACGGCGTCAACGATGCACCCGCGCTTAAAAAAGCAGACATAGGCATTGCCATGGGCATCACCGGCACAGAAGTCAGCAAAGAAGCAGCCTCCATGGTTCTGGCGGACGACAACTTTGCCAGCATCGTCAAAGCAGTCAAAGAAGGCAGGGAAATCTATGACAACATCAAAAAATACCTCACCTTCCTGTTGCAGTGCAACATCATGGAAATCCTAGTCATGTTCATCGCCGTCGTCACAGTGCCCTACATTGCAAGCATGCTGGTTCCTGGGCTTTCCTCTACACTTACGGGTCAAAACTCCATCAACAATGCAGCTATTGCGTTGACTGCGGTGCAGATTCTGTGGATGAACCTTGTCACTGACGGCTTACCTGCTATCGCATTAGGCGTAGACCCAGGCGACCCCGACCTCATGGAACGCAAACCTCGCAAACCCAAAGAGAGCATATTCTCACGTGATGTTCTGACGTTCCTGATTGCTACCCCTCTGCTGACAACGACTCTGCTGCTGGGAGCGTATTTCGCGCATTCCCCATGGCTGGGTGAATATCAACTGTTGGAAGCCCGAACTCAACTGCTGACTGCTATGATAATGATTGAGTTAGCCATTGCGCTGTCTTCGCGTTCGCTTAAGTACCCCGTGTTCAAAGTGGGCGTGTTCAAGAACAAGTACCTCTGGTACGCGATACTCTCATCGTTTGCCCTGCAGCTCGTCATCCTTTACGTCCCTGGAATTCAGGCGCTGTTCGATGTGCGTTCACCCGAACTCATTGACTGGGCAATCGCGGCACTATTTGCAGGCATAGTCTTCGCTGCGTTGGAAACCGGAAAATACATCTCAAGCCGACGAAGAAAAACATAACCCACCCCCTCTTTCCGCAAGATAAATCCGCGATGAACAAAGACGGAACCACCAAGCAATATTTCATTCTTGGCGTTCCGTTGTTCGGCTGCGGAAATCGTTTTTTCTTTTCAATATACGATTTCGATACGCGTAGGTTATTGTTAAATGAGGTGCGGCTGGGCTATGGTTGTTTGCGGATGAACCTTAATTGTGGTTAACGCTGGGGTTTTGATTCATATTTGTAGCTGTTATGTGTGTTGCGGTGTTGTTGTTCTAAAATTTTAAATATTCACAATACGCATTTCTGATTGAGGAATGATTATGCAACCAGATTTCAAGTTTTGTCAAAGTTGTGGAATGCCCCTAAATCAGTCTGAACTGTTTGGAACAGAATCTGATGGCTCAAAAACCGAAAAGTACTGCGCCTACTGCTACAAGGATGGCAAATTCACTACCCCTGAGGCTACGCTTGAGCAGATGATAGAAATTTCCGCCAAGGGCTGGTCAGATAATGACCCTAACATCACCTACGAGCAGGCAAAAGCTGAACTGTCGCTGATGTTGCCGCGGCTGGAACGCTGGTGGAAGTAGCTGTACCTTCTTGTGTCTGTTGGCAGTCTTAAATTGAAGGCGTAGAAAACTGCAGAGCAAAAAACACCTCTTGCTTAAATTTTAAGGGTGCTTTCACCAGAGCCTGTACCACGCCACCCAATGGTTTTCTGTTTTGGCTCTCTCGCCATGAGATGCGTGACATGGGATTTATGCGTGCAAAGCAGGCATCCGTGGTGAAAGCATACAAACAAAGGGGTTGTTCCTTTTGGGTTTTGCCTTTATAGTTGATGACGCATTTTTACCTCTATATTGGTCTACAAAAACTTGTGGCTGGCCTTTTTTTCAAAAACAAATTCGTACCCATTCCTGTGTGGTGGTGGTTCAAATTCTGTTTTTTCTCCACAACTTCTTTAAACAAATCCGCCCATCCTACGTAGGAGAAGTGAGTGAAATGGTTGAAGACATCATTTTGGCAACAATGCCTTTAATCCCAAAATATGACGTTGAAGAAGTCCTTGGACTAGTTTACGGCTCCAGCACCCGAACCCGCGGCATAGGCGGCAGGTTTGTTTCAGGTATCCAATCCATGACGGGCGGCAAAGGCACCGCTTACGAAGAAGAAATCGAAAAAGCTCGAAGAGAAGCGGTGGAAGAACTGAAAAATGAAGCCCGCAAGCTCGGCGCCAACGGTGTGCTGGCTATCGATTTTGAAACCACCGAAATCCTCGAAGGCTTCATAATCGTGACGGCGTACGGAACTGCAGTTAAACTGAAGAAGTGACACCCCAAACAGTTTTAGGTCGTATTTACATAAGTAACCTTGAGGGATAGATTTGGACAAAAAATGCCCTGTATGCAAGAAACCTTTTATGACCTTTGACAGCAAGAAAAAATACTGCAGCGATGCCTGCGCCAAAAAAGCCAACAAAGCCAAATAGGCGCCGTTAGAGTTCATACCTTGATGAATCCATCTGGGAGCCGCATTTGGGCGTAACAAAATAGAAGGTTTCGCCACATTGGCGGCAGTGGAACTCTTGATTTTTATTTTTCTCCACTTCCAAACTTTGGCATTTGGGGCAGCGTATATTGGTGGGCAAGGTTTCTCGTTATTTTAAGTGTGGCAGTTTGGATAAAGCTTGCGACTGCACTCACCAACGTACGGCAAAGTATTTGTACTGTTTCTTTTTATTTTTGATAGGGTGGATGGATTGTCTAAAAAGGCTAAAAAAGCTGAGGGCTTAGAGCAACACAAAAAGCTTCAGCGGGAAAAAGACCAGAAGCGCAAAGAGCGAAAAAAGGTTGCCCTTCCGGCAAAACACGGCAAAGGCAAATAGCGCATAATCGTCTGTGCTTTGCCGCCCCTCTTTTTTGTTTACTTACACCACTTTAGGCTTTGAATCCGCAGGGTCTTCTTGGGTTTGTGGTTGTCGTTTTATGCCAACAAAATCTTATTACACAAACTCTGCTTGCATAAGCTTAGATTTTGGAAGGATTATCCATGAGTGCTTCTTTTCATAATTTCCCTTTCAAGTTTGAGCTTTCTGCGCGTATCTCGACACGTGTCATAGTTTTGGCGTTAATTGCCGTTTTGGCGCTTGCTTTTTCAGCGGGAACAGCCGCAGTTTACGCCCAAGAATCTACTGTTCAGCCTCAAGTAACCTCCCCGTCCACTTCGCTTTCGCAGCTTTACCAAAACGTTGAGGACTCAGTGGTTGTTATAACTTGTTTACAGCCCACCTTGACGATGTTTGGGCAAGCTTACAGTCAAGTTCAGGGCTCGGGCTTTATCTACGACAATAACGAAACCATGGTCGTAGTTACGAACTACCATGTTGTTCAGGAAGGGGTAAACATCAGCGTCACTTTTCGTAACGGAAACGGCTATGCCGCAACAGTTTTAGGTTCAGACCCCTACGCGGACCTTGCGGTGCTCTCTACCGCTGCACCCCCCGACGCATATCACCCTATCGAAATAGCCAGTTCTTCATCGCTTGAAGTGGGTGACTTTGTGGCGGCGTTGGGAAGCCCTTTTGGTTTGTCAGGGTCAATAACCGTGGGCATCGTTAGCCAACTGGGCAGAACCATAACCGAAACAACCTCAGGGGGCTTTCCCATAGCTAACGTGATTCAAACAGATGCGCCCATTAACCCTGGAAACTCGGGCGGTCCCCTGCTTAATGGTGAAGGACAAGTTGTAGGCATAAACACCGCGGGAGTTTCTGGAGCCACTGGGGTCGGGTTTGCTATCCCCTCTGACACAATTCTGCGGGAAATCAATGACCTGATAACCACGGGGACCTACACGCAGCATCCTTACTTGGGCATCATTGGCGTAGACAACACCTACGACCTTGCAAACCAGACAGGACTTAACGTCACCTACGGCATTTTACTCCAGCAAGTGACCGCCGGCGGACCAGCCGACGATGCGGGGCTTAGGGCAGGCACCACCCAAATCACCATAAACGGCGTGAATGTCATCGTGGGCGGCGACCTCATTGTAGCCATTAACGGTTCCCGCATCATCAACTCCGACGGGTTATCCGCGTATCTTGAGGAAAACACTTTGCCAAACCAAACCATAACGGTTACCGTTATCCGAAACGGCGAAACAATGGATGTCCCCGTAGTGTTAGGAACGCGTCCTTTACCTAACAGTGCCGTAGTGCCATTTCCGTCCCCTTCATCCTCTTCGTCTGCTTCTCCTGCAATTGCAGAAGCCACTGCCATAGCAGCCATAGGTGCCTTCACTGTGGGAACAGCTTTGTATGCCACGTTTTGGTGGCGTTTTCGAAGATTTGCTCCTAATAAAGAAAACAGGGTTCATGTTGGATAAGGTGTTTTTGTGGGGTTTTTGTTTTATTTTTCTATATGGAAAACGTGGTTTGGTTTTAAATACTACTAAAGCCGACTATAAGTTAGCAGAACTGGTGGAGTGGAAACTTGTCAACAGATGAAGAACTGCGAAGAAAAGCTCGTCAGAGAGCTGAAGCCAAAATCGCCTTTTACATTCACTTAGCCGTGTTCTCAATTGTCAACGCCTTTCTCATTGCCGTCTGGTGGTTCACAGGCGGCTATCAGGGCGTGTTTCCCTGGTTTGTATTTCCGCTCTTTGGCTGGGGCATCGGGTTAGTAGCACATTACCTTACGGTTTTCTTGCGCACCGGAGTATCTGACAGAATGGTTGAGCAGGAATACCGCAGACTCAAAGAAGAACAACAATCAACCTAACAGTCAAAGACGCGAAGAAGAGTTGCTGACAGGAAGACTAAGAGGCGAAAAGAGTAGGCGGGTGGGCGTGCAAGCCCTTTTGTTATGCTTTTCCTGAGCTTCCAAACAGTTGCATTTTGCTTTTGGCAACTTGCTTCATGGTTTCTCGGGCGGGACCTAAAATCTTGCGGGGGTCAAACTCTTTAGGTGAGGTTGTGAGAACTTCCCGCACCGAACCCGTAAACGCTAAACGCAAGTCGGTGTCCACATTGACTTTAGCGATGCCTAAACCAATGGCTTTTTTGATTTCGGTTTCAGGGATACCTTTTGCGTTGGATAGTTGCGCACCGTATTTGTCGGCTTTCTCGATAAGCCACGACGGGACACTGGATGCCCCGTGCAGCACCAGCGGAACTTGAACTTTCTGGTTGATAAGCCTTAACCGTTCAATGTCGAGTTTAGCTTCGCTTTTGAATTTATACGCGCCATGGGAGGTGCCGATGGCAACGGCTAATGTGTCCACTCCAGTTTCTTCAACAAAAGTTTTGGCGTTTTCAGGGTCAGTTAAGATGGCGTCTTTTTCTTCCACGCTGCGCTCCTCCACGCCCGCCAATCTTCCTAGCTCGGCTTCCACGCTGACACCTTTTGGGTGTGCCATTTCTACGACTTTTTTGGTGACTGCAATATTTTCTTCCAGCTTCAAAAAGGAGCCATCAATCATGACGGATGTGAACCCGGCTTCAACACATTTTTGGGTGATTTCAAAGTCTTCGCCGTGGTCTAAGTGGATGCTCACGGGCACCGGCGCCAACTCTGCAGCCGTTTTAGCCATGCCGCTGATGTAAGGAAGCCCTGCATATTTGACGACGCTGGGGCTTATGGCTATAATGACCGGGGACTTTTCTTCAGCTGCGGCCTGAGCCACTGCAGTTAAACTTTCAAGGTTCTGGACATTCAAGGCGGGGATTGCATAACCGTTTTTTCTGGCTGGAACCATCAAATCTTTGTTTGTAACGAGCAAAGTTTCACACTCTCTCAGTTTAGCTTACAAGGGACTATCGACGGTTTCGGGGTATTTAATTTTTCTTACGAAAAAAGAATACGCATTCAGAACGGTGCCCCAGAGTATTCTGGATAACCTTATTTTGTTCAAGGCACATTTCAATACTGGTGTGTTTGTTTGACTTGTTACTTTAGGCACATGAGCGGTGTCTTTCAAGAAGCGGAAATCTCCGTTACGCCTGCCAATAAGAAACAGCTTGACCAAGTGATTCACCGTTTGGTGGGCGTCCAATACAAGGATTGTTCGGCTACTTGGCGTGAAGTTAAAAAGCACTTGGCGCAAGATGAAGCCGGCTTTGTTTTGCAGCTCAAAGAAGCTTGGCGTAAACAGTAACCCGCCTTTTGTGTTACTCTAAGGAGTCAACTCGTGTTACTCTAAGGGGTCAACTCCAAAAAACCCCTGTAGCTTGGTTAGCAGCTCTATGAGTTCTTTGCCTTTTTTTGTTGTCAACAATTTGTCGTCTGACTCGTTAAGCAAACCCTGCGCCACTAAGTAATGTATGCAGCCATTGACAAGTTCAGGGTTAAGGTTGCGAATGATTTTGGCTTTGGATTGAGGCAAAGTGCACAGGTTCAAGACGTCGGAGATTACTTTGATGCTCTCTTTGCTTAGCGCCCTTTCCGCTGTCCAGCATGGGTCTTCAAGGAGATTCATGTAGTAGGTTCTGTTGTTCACACCAAAAATGACCCTTTGAAGCTTGACATTAACTAATGCTTCCTCAAAAATTCTGCTCCTCAAGTCATTCCCCTCAAAAACCTCATGCTTAGGGGTATCGGCTAAAATGAATATAATTTTTTGTGGCTGTCAGCACACAACCACAAACCCAAAAAGAAACCAAGCAAACTACAAGCACTGGCAGATGATGCACATTGAGGCTTAAAATTTACTCAGACGGAGGCGCCCGCGGAAACCCGGGTCCTGCGGCGGCAGCGTACCTGATTCTTAACGAAAACGACGTTGTAGTTGAGTCGGGGTCGCGTTTTTTAGGAAAACGTACCAACAACCAAGCAGAGTACGAAGCGTTAATTGATGCTCTTAAGGCGGGTTCCAAGCTGGATGCTGCGGAAGCGGTTTTTCATTTGGACAGCGAGCTGGTTTGTAAACACATGACAGGCGAATATCGGGTTAAGAACGCTGAGCTGTTTAGGCTTTGGTCAACTGCGCAGGCGCTGGTGAGGCTGTTTAGGAAGGTTCAGTTTGTTAATGTTCCCCGAAGCAACAGGTTCATTCAGGAAGCTGACCTGTTAGTTAATGAACGGCTAGACGAAACCGTTAGAAACCCCCATGCTTTCTGAGGCATGACCGTTTTTGAGCATTGAAAAATTCTTTGTTCTAAACATTAGGTTTTTACGGTATTTTTAAATATCGACATCTATTCATTAAATCTCGGGGGCAAATAATGTCAAATCCTACTTACGCTGTTGAACTCCAAAACGTCGTTAAACGCTACAGTGAACTCGTAGCCGTAAACAACCTCAACCTAAACATCGGGCAAGGCGAAATTTTCGGGCTTCTGGGACCAAACGGCTCAGGAAAATCCACCACCCTGAAAATGCTCATGGGCTTGCTCCAGCCTGACCAAGGTAGCATCCACGTACTGGGCATAGACGCAAAACGTGACCCCGTCGGCATCAAACGGCAGGTTGGTTACGCGCCTGAATCCCCCCGTCTGTACGAGTTCCTCACGGGCATAGAGTTTCTGGACTTCATCGGCGATATATACGGAATGCAGCCCAACGAGAAACGCAGCCGCATAAACGAGTACCTCAAAGCCCTGCAGTTGGAAGGTCGCGAAGGTGACATGATAAGCAGCTACAGCGAAGGCATGAAACAGAAAATTGCCCTCATCTCCGCGTTTCTGCACAAACCCAAACTGCTCATCCTTGACGAACCGCTAAACGCTTTGGATCCCCGCTCTGCCCGCATCGTTAAAGATTTCCTGCACAGCCTCAAACAGCAAGGCGTAACCACCATCATGTCCACGCATATTTTGGAGATTGCGCAGGCTGTTTGTGACCGTATCGGCATCATGTATCAAGGGCAGCTTTTGGCGTTGGGCAACATGGCTGAACTGCGAAAGATGGCAAGTTTGCCCGATTCAGAGTTAGAAGACATTTTCCTAAAGCTCACAGGTACAAGTGACATTAAAGCTGTGGTCGAGGAACTTGTGAAATGAACTGGAAAAATGTCCTGCAGCTTGTCCGCGTGGACATGAAGTCGGGCAGGCTAATGCGTGGGCAAGATCGGTCCAACTATAACGTGAAAAAGAACCGCATATACAGTTCCCTCGGCTACATAATTGCCACCATAATCGGCATTGCCGCTGGGGCTTTGGCGCTTTTCATTTACGACACTTTGGCTGCAACCGAACCCACCTTTCAAGCCCTGTTTAATTTGGGGTTCATAAACTTCCAGTATGCCCTTCCAACGTTGATTCTGATTTTCACCTTCGTCTTCTCGATGATGCAGCAAATCCAGCGTAGCGGCGCAAACTTTGTTCGTCAGGCTCCTTACTGGCTGCCCGTCACTTGGCAAGAACACACCTTGGCGGGAATCATCTCCGACGTTTTAGGTTTGCCCATGCTTGGCATCTTGGTCATATCGCCTGCGGTCCTCATAGTCTCCGCCTCCATCGGGGCAATTCCCTCAACCATCTGCGCAATTCTGGCAATGCTTGCCGCAGCATTCATGGCAAGCGCAACCACCGAAATCTTTCGTATCCTACAGGTACGT is a window encoding:
- a CDS encoding TrmB family transcriptional regulator, giving the protein MKGVEIQQALETLGLTEYEAKAYISLVEKGTSSAGDLSKITEIPHSKIYEVLMRLEKRKLIETQKGRPILFKAIKPSTSMEGIENQLKSTVEKEYIERKSALEGSYKKKINEISEAQKAVLEELEYLFGKNESVEPSEDIVWTIRGKTNLNTQAKDIILSATNEARLRIPYDDFSEFESTIKAAHSKGVKVQLLVHRLTPSARNLKENAEIFIEESPLPTNCGIILADHKKGMFISENYAQGFKTAGKSVLMVLNHFYDHELEESIKVEN
- a CDS encoding cation-translocating P-type ATPase, translating into MSKSKSWHALTVEESLTELDVKENEGITQQDAQSRLTKYGLNELKKEKGKSPIKLFLSQFTDVLMIILLIATGLSLAVGETVDAIIILVIVIASATLGFTQEYRSEKAVEALKKMTSPNAIVIRDGKEAKIPASQLVPGDIMLLYTGDKVPADARLIEAHNLKVEEAALTGESAAVDKAITTLAEGAQLNDRNNMIYTGTIIAYGRAKAVVTETGMNTEFGKIAQMVQSTETETTPLEKRMASVGKWIGILAVVIAASVAVVGIVIEGRPILEMVLWAVSLAVAAVPEALPAIVTGALAIGMYRMTKVNAVVKRLPAVETLGCTSVICSDKTGTMTKGEMTVQRVYTNNSAIKVTGIGYAPEGNFEFENKQITPDAQLTKLLKVSCLCNDSALEKDDQTKKWTVKGDPTEGALIVAAAKADLQKQELDQQEPRIAEIPFSSERKRMTTIHQVGNTRMAYMKGAPEIVLEKCSQILLNGTVQKLTSEQRVELQKVTEAMALQALRNLGFAYKELPSNKAVFDETIEEGFVFVGIMGMIDPPRSEVKDAIAICRKAGIRVVMITGDHKLTATAVAKELNLIGENEEGKVLTGVELEAMDDQQLYDVVENVAIYARVAPEHKVRIVKAWKQRDQVVAMTGDGVNDAPALKKADIGIAMGITGTEVSKEAASMVLADDNFASIVKAVKEGREIYDNIKKYLTFLLQCNIMEILVMFIAVVTVPYIASMLVPGLSSTLTGQNSINNAAIALTAVQILWMNLVTDGLPAIALGVDPGDPDLMERKPRKPKESIFSRDVLTFLIATPLLTTTLLLGAYFAHSPWLGEYQLLEARTQLLTAMIMIELAIALSSRSLKYPVFKVGVFKNKYLWYAILSSFALQLVILYVPGIQALFDVRSPELIDWAIAALFAGIVFAALETGKYISSRRRKT
- a CDS encoding zinc ribbon domain-containing protein, which produces MQPDFKFCQSCGMPLNQSELFGTESDGSKTEKYCAYCYKDGKFTTPEATLEQMIEISAKGWSDNDPNITYEQAKAELSLMLPRLERWWK
- a CDS encoding YbjQ family protein, whose protein sequence is MVEDIILATMPLIPKYDVEEVLGLVYGSSTRTRGIGGRFVSGIQSMTGGKGTAYEEEIEKARREAVEELKNEARKLGANGVLAIDFETTEILEGFIIVTAYGTAVKLKK
- a CDS encoding S1C family serine protease; its protein translation is MSASFHNFPFKFELSARISTRVIVLALIAVLALAFSAGTAAVYAQESTVQPQVTSPSTSLSQLYQNVEDSVVVITCLQPTLTMFGQAYSQVQGSGFIYDNNETMVVVTNYHVVQEGVNISVTFRNGNGYAATVLGSDPYADLAVLSTAAPPDAYHPIEIASSSSLEVGDFVAALGSPFGLSGSITVGIVSQLGRTITETTSGGFPIANVIQTDAPINPGNSGGPLLNGEGQVVGINTAGVSGATGVGFAIPSDTILREINDLITTGTYTQHPYLGIIGVDNTYDLANQTGLNVTYGILLQQVTAGGPADDAGLRAGTTQITINGVNVIVGGDLIVAINGSRIINSDGLSAYLEENTLPNQTITVTVIRNGETMDVPVVLGTRPLPNSAVVPFPSPSSSSSASPAIAEATAIAAIGAFTVGTALYATFWWRFRRFAPNKENRVHVG
- a CDS encoding 2TM domain-containing protein is translated as MSTDEELRRKARQRAEAKIAFYIHLAVFSIVNAFLIAVWWFTGGYQGVFPWFVFPLFGWGIGLVAHYLTVFLRTGVSDRMVEQEYRRLKEEQQST
- the fba gene encoding class II fructose-1,6-bisphosphate aldolase is translated as MLVTNKDLMVPARKNGYAIPALNVQNLESLTAVAQAAAEEKSPVIIAISPSVVKYAGLPYISGMAKTAAELAPVPVSIHLDHGEDFEITQKCVEAGFTSVMIDGSFLKLEENIAVTKKVVEMAHPKGVSVEAELGRLAGVEERSVEEKDAILTDPENAKTFVEETGVDTLAVAIGTSHGAYKFKSEAKLDIERLRLINQKVQVPLVLHGASSVPSWLIEKADKYGAQLSNAKGIPETEIKKAIGLGIAKVNVDTDLRLAFTGSVREVLTTSPKEFDPRKILGPARETMKQVAKSKMQLFGSSGKA
- a CDS encoding winged helix-turn-helix domain-containing protein translates to MRSRIFEEALVNVKLQRVIFGVNNRTYYMNLLEDPCWTAERALSKESIKVISDVLNLCTLPQSKAKIIRNLNPELVNGCIHYLVAQGLLNESDDKLLTTKKGKELIELLTKLQGFFGVDPLE
- a CDS encoding ribonuclease HI family protein is translated as MRLKIYSDGGARGNPGPAAAAYLILNENDVVVESGSRFLGKRTNNQAEYEALIDALKAGSKLDAAEAVFHLDSELVCKHMTGEYRVKNAELFRLWSTAQALVRLFRKVQFVNVPRSNRFIQEADLLVNERLDETVRNPHAF
- a CDS encoding ABC transporter ATP-binding protein, which translates into the protein MSNPTYAVELQNVVKRYSELVAVNNLNLNIGQGEIFGLLGPNGSGKSTTLKMLMGLLQPDQGSIHVLGIDAKRDPVGIKRQVGYAPESPRLYEFLTGIEFLDFIGDIYGMQPNEKRSRINEYLKALQLEGREGDMISSYSEGMKQKIALISAFLHKPKLLILDEPLNALDPRSARIVKDFLHSLKQQGVTTIMSTHILEIAQAVCDRIGIMYQGQLLALGNMAELRKMASLPDSELEDIFLKLTGTSDIKAVVEELVK